Part of the Nitrososphaerota archaeon genome is shown below.
TACACAATTTGAATTCCCTAAACCTTCGTTAAATGGTGTCGTAACTAAAGTGTTATACCCTCTAAAAGCGTAATCTATAGCATAGACCGTTTGTATTTCTGAGCATGTTCTTATACATCTTCCACAAAGTATGCATCTATCATAATCGATCATCACAGCTTTATTTGTTGTATCAATGTTTATACCTCTCACATTATGTTCTATCGTTATGTAATCAACATTTAAACTAAAAGCAATTTTTTGGAGTTCACAATTTCCATTTCTTGGACAATTTTGACAATCAAATTTATGTTCGCTACCAATCATTTCTAAAACCAGTCTTCTAGCATTTTGTACTCTTGGCGTGTCTGTCCATATAACCATCCCATCAGAAACAAGTGTTGCACATGATGGAACCAAACTTCTAAATCCCTCAACTTCTACTACGCATATTCTGCAAGCCCCTGTGTTGGTTAATCCCTCAAAAGCACATAATGTTGGTACATATAAACCAACTTCTTTTATAGCTTCTAGGATAGTTATTCCATCACTAACTTGATATTTTCTTCCATTTATTGTGATATTAATCAAAATAGTCACCTCATGAAACTTTTATAGCATTAAATGGACAAACTATTCTGCAGACCCCACATTTTATGCATTTATCTTGATCGATAAAAATAATTTCATTTTCTTTAATTTCAATAGCTTTATTAGGACAATTTTTAATACACGTCATGCATTTCTTACATTTTTCTTGATCTACTTCATATTTTAATAAAGATGTACATACTTTCGCTCTACACTTTTTTTCCAATATATGTTCCAAGTATTCTTCTTTAAAATATTTCATTGTTGTTAAAATTGGATTTGGTGCTGTTTGCCCTAATGCGCATAAAGAACTATCAATTATAACATGACTAATATTAATTAAATAATCAATATCTTCTATTTTTCCATTCCCATTTGTAATTTCTATAAGCTTATTTAACATTTTCATTAATCCTATTCTACATGGAGTACATTTTCCACAAGATTCAGCTGAAGTGAATGTTAAGAAATATTTGGCAACATCTACCATACAATTAGATTCTGTTAAAACTACTAGTCCTCCAGAACCCATTATAGCACCCAAACTTTGGAGAGATTCATAATCAAGTTCATAATCAAAATATTTTGAAGGAATACACCCTCCTGAAGGTCCTCCTATTTGAACAGCTTTAATAATTGAACCATCTGACGACCCTCCTCCTATATCAAATATAAGCTTTTTTATAGTAGTTCCTAAAGGTACTTCAACCGCTCCAGATTTAGCTATAGAACCAGTTAAACAAAAAACTTTCGTTCCTTTGCTTCGTTCAGAACCAACTTGAGAAAACCAATTAAAACCATTTTTAAGAATAAGTGATACATGAGCTAAAGTTTCAACATTATTTATACATGTTGGCTTATTCCATAAACCTTTAGAAGCTGGATATGGTGGTCTAGGTCTTGGCATAGCTCTTTTACCTTCTATAGCAGCTATCATTGCAGTTTCTTCTCCGCATACGAATGCTCCAGCACTAAGTATTACTTCTATATCAAATGAAAAATTACTATCCATAATATCTTCTCCAAGAAAACCTTTCTTTTTTGCTAATGTAATAGCAGTTTCTAATCTTTCAGCCATTAAAGGTTTTTCAGCCCTTACAAAAATATACCCTTTATCAGCTCCTATAGCATAACCCATTATTGTAAGTCCTTCGATTATCATAAAAGGTGAACCTTCGGCTGTAAGTCTATTCATAAAAGCTCCAGGATCTCCTTCATCAGCATTGCATATAGCATATTTTTGATCAGATATAGAATCATGAGAAAACTTCCATTTTTTTCCTGTTGGAAAACCAGCCCCTCCTCTCCCTCTTAATCCTGATAATAACACTTCATTAATAACACTTTCAGGTTTCATAGAAAGAGCTTTACTTAAACCATTATAACCCCCTATTATTAGATATTCATCTAGAGAATAAGGATCTATTCTTCCTACATATTCTAAAACTCTACGTTCTTGTAATGCATAAAATGGCTCATTTTTTAATTCTTTAATTTGAATTTTTGATGGAAATGAAGATTGATTAGAAATATAATTTATAAAATGGTCTAATATTAAATGTGCATTCTCAGGATTAATGTTTGTATAAAGAATGCTTGGACCATCTATTCTAGCTACTTCAACTAAAACCTCAGAGTAGCACATTCCATTACATCCAACTGTAGCAAGTTTTGCATTTATTTTTCTATTGAGTACTTCTTTTTCAATTACTTTCTTAACTTCTTCAGCTCTTTTTGTTAAACTACAAGTACTGATGCCAATCATTACTCTATATTCATTATCATAAAATAATTTTTTTGGTAAAATTTCATTTTCATCTCTTAAATAAGCTATGATAGACATTTCTTTCACTTAGCTTCTTTATAAAATTTAAAATAACATAGAATTTAAATTTTAAATCAATTTCATTATTATTTATATTTAGAAATAATTTTTCTTATTTCTGAAGGAGTAATTTTACCATAAATATCATTATCAATTTTAACAATAGGTGCCATACTGCAAGCCCCAAAGCATCTAACTTTATGAATAGTAAATCTATTATCTTTTGATGTATTTTCATTATTGTTCATATTTGCAGCTTTTAAAAATGAATTGTAAATTGATTCGGCACCTTTAAGATGACAGGCAGTTCCAAAACAAAAATGAACAGTATGTCTACCTATTGGTTTAAGTCTAAATTGATGATAAAATGTTGCAACTCCATAAGCATGCGAAATTGGCACACCCATTTTTTCAGCAGCTCTTATTATAGCTTCTTTAGGCAAATATCCTAGAACATTTTGTAAAGCTTGAAGTACTAAAATTATTTTTGAAGAATCACTTTCAAATTTTTCTAAAGTTTCCGAAATTTTTCTTTGAAGATCTAATTCAACTTCTTCTATTTTGTATTCTAATTTTCCTTCATTATTGAGAACTTCTTTTGAATCCGCCAATTTTTCTACCAAGATTTTCCACCATATAATTATTATAAAGTTGTTAATAAACTTATTAATATATTTATTAACAAAAATATTAATAAAAATGTTAATATATTTATAAAAAATAGATATTTTTTATAAATAGAAATAATTTACAAATATATTAAATTCGAAAATTATTAAGAAAAATATTAAAATTTATATTAAAGATATTTACTTTAAAAATAAAAAAGTGATAAAACATTGAATAAAAAATTTGATTTGATAATTATAGGGGGAGGGCCTGCAGGCTATTCTGCTGCAAAATTAGCTGCAATGAAAGGATTAAAAACTGCTTTAATAGAAAAAGAGAAAATAGGTGGAATATGTGTAAATGTTGGTTGTGTACCGACAAAAGCAATGATATTTTCAGCAGAATTGGTTTATAGGCTTCAAAGGAGTTTAGAATATGGTATAAAAATAGATAATTTTTCAGTAGATTTTAAAAAAGTAATGGAAAGAACTCATAAAATAAGCGAAAGAGTTTCATCCGCAATAAAAGATATTCTTGAAAATTTAGATGTTAAAGTCTATAATGGAATAGGTAGATTACGTTCAAAAAACGAAGTTGAAATAATTTATAATGAAGAGAAAGAAATTATAAATGCAAAGAATATTATTTTAGCAACTGGCTCTAGACCTGCTAATATACCTTTACCTGGATCAGATGGAGATGATATAATTTATTCAGAAAATTTCTTTAAATTAGAAAAATTGCCAAGCAGTGTTTGCATAATTGGAGCAGGAGCTATTGGAACAGAATTCGCAACAGCTCTAAATGCTTTTGGCTCAGAAGTTACTTTAATAGAACTAATGCCAAATATTATTCCAACTGAGGATTCTGAACTTACTGAAGCTTTAAAGTTCTCGCTTGAAATGAAAGGGATAAATATATTCACTTCAGCTTGCGTAAAAAAAATAGAATCTGAAAGTAATATTAAAAAAGTATATTTCAATTATAATGGAGAAGAAAAAACAATAGAAGTTGAAAAAGTTATAATAGCTACTGGTAGAGATCCTAATATAGAAAATTTAGGTTTAGAAAATATTGGAGTAAAATTAAATAATAAAAAAATTATAGTTGATGAATATTTGCGCACGAGTCTTCCAAATATATATGCTGTAGGAGATATTATTGGAAAATATTGTTTAGCACATACAGCAATGATCGAAGGCGAAATTGCTGTTAGAAATATTCTTGGGGAAAATATTAAAATAGACTATAGTGTCATTCCAAGGTGCATATTTACTATTCCAGAATTAGCTACTGTTGGCTTAAGTGAAAAACAAGCTAAAGAAATGGGAATGAATGTTAAAACAGTTACTACACAAATTGTTTCAAACACAAGAGCATTAGGCATGGGTGAAACTGAAGGAATGATAAAAATAGTTACTTTAGTGAATGCTTATACTGGAAAAATAATTGGAATACACATGCTTGGACCACTTGTTACAGAAGTTGCAGGAGAAGCTACATTAGTTATTAAGTATGGTGTGTCTCCAAAAGATATAGTTGAGACTTTTCATGCACATCCAACAATTGCCGAAGCTATTAGGGATGCTGCTTTAAAAATTATTACATCTTAAGAAAATATTCTATTTTTTATTAAATATTATTAATTAAAAAGTTAAGTATTAGTCTTTTCATTAATACTTAAATATAATACTTTTTATGTAAGAAGAGTACTGATTATACTTTAATTGGGGCTAATATATGAATTCTCTATCGGAAGAATCTCTAAAAAAAGCTTGTAGGATAATAATTGAGAAAATAGTTAGTGGAGAAGCTAAATCAATAGATGAAATAAATAAATTAAAAATTAAAGTAGCTTCTCAATTAAAATTAGAAAGCATACCTTCTAATGCAGATATTTTAGCTTATATGAATGATAAAGAAAAAGAAGCTTTTAGTAATTTACTTATTAGGAAAAAAACTAGAATTATTTCAGGAGTTACAGTTATAGCTGTAATGACTAAACCATATAAATGCCCTCATGGAAAATGCATATATTGTCCTGGCGGAATTGACCAAGGTACACCTCAAAGTTATACCGGTTTTGAGCCAGCTGCAATGAGAGGGGCTCAATATAACTACGATCCATATTTGCAAGTTTCTAATAGAATAAAACAATATGAAGCTATTGGACATAAAGTTGATAAAATTGAATTGATAATAATGGGTGGAACTTTTCCATCAACTCCATTAGAATATCAAGAATATTTTATTAAAAATTGTATAGATGCTATAACTGATTATAATTCAGAAAATATAAATGAAGCAATAAGAGTAGCAGAATCTTCTAAAAGAAGAATTTCAGGAATTACTATTGAAACAAGGCCTGATTGGGCAAAGTTAAATCATCTTAATAAGTTGCTTGAAATGGGTGCTACACGTATAGAATTAGGTATTCAAGCTTTAAGTGATGAAATATACAAAATTGTTGAAAGAGGACACAATGTGCAAGATGTTATAGAAGCTACTGAAATAGCAAAAGATTTAGGTTTTAAAGTTGCTTATCACTTAATGCCAAATCTTCCAGGGTCGTCCATTGAAAAAGATATTGAAATGTTTAAAGAATGTTTTAATAATCAAGCTTTTAGGCCAGATATGCTAAAAATATATCCTACATTAGTAATCGAAGGCACAAAGCTTTATGAATGGTGGAAAGAAGGGAAATATAAACCATATTCCGAAGAAGAATTAATAGATTTATTAATAGAATGGCTTAAATTAACTCCTAGATATGTTAGAATACTTAGACTTCAAAGAGATGTCCCTTCTCAACTTATAATTGCTGGAATAAAGAAAAGCAATTTAAGAGAAATAGTAGAGAAAAAAATGAAAGAAAAAAGTTTAGAATGTAAATGCATAAGATGTAGAGAAGTTGGTCATAAATTTTTAAAAGAAGGAATTATTCCTGATCTTGAAAATATAAAATTAATTAAAATGGAATATCAATCTTCAAATGGAATAGATATATTTTTATCTTTTGAAGATGTTAAAAATGATATATTAATAGGCTTCTTAAGATTAAGATATCCTTCAAAATTTTTAAGAAAAGAATTAGAAAATTCTACGATTGTAAGAGAAATACATGTTTATGGAAGTATGGTTCCAGTTGGTGAGAAATTGAAAAATAAAGATGCTTGGCAACATCTTGGTTTTGGTTCAAAATTATTAAATGAAGCTGAAAGAATTTCAAAAGAAAATTTTGATGCTAAAAAAATTGTTGTGATTAGTGGTATTGGAGTAAAAGAATATTTCTTAAGAAAAGGATATATTAAAGATGGACCATATGTATCTAAAAAAATATAACGTGAAGAAATTTGAAGAGAAAAATTGAGAAAGAATTATTAGAAATATTAATAGCTTCTCTTATAATATTTGCTTTATCTACTATTATACATTGTCCATTTATAGAACCAAATTATTATTCAGATATAGTAAGCATTTGGTATAGAGAAGAGATTAGAAGTGGAGGAGTACCATATTTTCAAGTTAAATTCGAATATCCACAATTAGCTGGCTTAATTACATACATTTCTGTTATTTTAGGAAAAGACCTTTCTAAATATTATATATTAATGAGTATTCATTTATTATTTTTCACTACAGGCTCAGTATTCTTAACTTATAAAATAATTAAATTAAAAAATTATGAAATGAATAGAATATATAGATACTTTTTACTTACTCCATCAATGCTTATATTTCTATTTTATAATTATGATATTCTAGTTGTTTTTTTCATATTATTAGCAATTTTCTTTTATTTTAAAGAAAAATTTTCCTTAGCTGGTTTATCTATTGGATTTGGAATAATTTCTAAATTAGTGCCAATACTTTTAATTCCAATATTTTTATTAGAAATAAAAGGCTT
Proteins encoded:
- a CDS encoding NADH-ubiquinone oxidoreductase-F iron-sulfur binding region domain-containing protein, encoding MSIIAYLRDENEILPKKLFYDNEYRVMIGISTCSLTKRAEEVKKVIEKEVLNRKINAKLATVGCNGMCYSEVLVEVARIDGPSILYTNINPENAHLILDHFINYISNQSSFPSKIQIKELKNEPFYALQERRVLEYVGRIDPYSLDEYLIIGGYNGLSKALSMKPESVINEVLLSGLRGRGGAGFPTGKKWKFSHDSISDQKYAICNADEGDPGAFMNRLTAEGSPFMIIEGLTIMGYAIGADKGYIFVRAEKPLMAERLETAITLAKKKGFLGEDIMDSNFSFDIEVILSAGAFVCGEETAMIAAIEGKRAMPRPRPPYPASKGLWNKPTCINNVETLAHVSLILKNGFNWFSQVGSERSKGTKVFCLTGSIAKSGAVEVPLGTTIKKLIFDIGGGSSDGSIIKAVQIGGPSGGCIPSKYFDYELDYESLQSLGAIMGSGGLVVLTESNCMVDVAKYFLTFTSAESCGKCTPCRIGLMKMLNKLIEITNGNGKIEDIDYLINISHVIIDSSLCALGQTAPNPILTTMKYFKEEYLEHILEKKCRAKVCTSLLKYEVDQEKCKKCMTCIKNCPNKAIEIKENEIIFIDQDKCIKCGVCRIVCPFNAIKVS
- a CDS encoding NAD(P)H-dependent oxidoreductase subunit E; translation: MVEKLADSKEVLNNEGKLEYKIEEVELDLQRKISETLEKFESDSSKIILVLQALQNVLGYLPKEAIIRAAEKMGVPISHAYGVATFYHQFRLKPIGRHTVHFCFGTACHLKGAESIYNSFLKAANMNNNENTSKDNRFTIHKVRCFGACSMAPIVKIDNDIYGKITPSEIRKIISKYK
- the lpdA gene encoding dihydrolipoyl dehydrogenase — translated: MNKKFDLIIIGGGPAGYSAAKLAAMKGLKTALIEKEKIGGICVNVGCVPTKAMIFSAELVYRLQRSLEYGIKIDNFSVDFKKVMERTHKISERVSSAIKDILENLDVKVYNGIGRLRSKNEVEIIYNEEKEIINAKNIILATGSRPANIPLPGSDGDDIIYSENFFKLEKLPSSVCIIGAGAIGTEFATALNAFGSEVTLIELMPNIIPTEDSELTEALKFSLEMKGINIFTSACVKKIESESNIKKVYFNYNGEEKTIEVEKVIIATGRDPNIENLGLENIGVKLNNKKIIVDEYLRTSLPNIYAVGDIIGKYCLAHTAMIEGEIAVRNILGENIKIDYSVIPRCIFTIPELATVGLSEKQAKEMGMNVKTVTTQIVSNTRALGMGETEGMIKIVTLVNAYTGKIIGIHMLGPLVTEVAGEATLVIKYGVSPKDIVETFHAHPTIAEAIRDAALKIITS
- a CDS encoding tRNA uridine(34) 5-carboxymethylaminomethyl modification radical SAM/GNAT enzyme Elp3, with the protein product MNSLSEESLKKACRIIIEKIVSGEAKSIDEINKLKIKVASQLKLESIPSNADILAYMNDKEKEAFSNLLIRKKTRIISGVTVIAVMTKPYKCPHGKCIYCPGGIDQGTPQSYTGFEPAAMRGAQYNYDPYLQVSNRIKQYEAIGHKVDKIELIIMGGTFPSTPLEYQEYFIKNCIDAITDYNSENINEAIRVAESSKRRISGITIETRPDWAKLNHLNKLLEMGATRIELGIQALSDEIYKIVERGHNVQDVIEATEIAKDLGFKVAYHLMPNLPGSSIEKDIEMFKECFNNQAFRPDMLKIYPTLVIEGTKLYEWWKEGKYKPYSEEELIDLLIEWLKLTPRYVRILRLQRDVPSQLIIAGIKKSNLREIVEKKMKEKSLECKCIRCREVGHKFLKEGIIPDLENIKLIKMEYQSSNGIDIFLSFEDVKNDILIGFLRLRYPSKFLRKELENSTIVREIHVYGSMVPVGEKLKNKDAWQHLGFGSKLLNEAERISKENFDAKKIVVISGIGVKEYFLRKGYIKDGPYVSKKI